The Papio anubis isolate 15944 chromosome 5, Panubis1.0, whole genome shotgun sequence genome has a segment encoding these proteins:
- the LOC101000729 gene encoding LOW QUALITY PROTEIN: olfactory receptor 2V1 (The sequence of the model RefSeq protein was modified relative to this genomic sequence to represent the inferred CDS: inserted 1 base in 1 codon; deleted 3 bases in 2 codons; substituted 3 bases at 3 genomic stop codons) — MFSGDCERLSHGKMVNQSYTDGFILVGIFSHSQTDLVLFSVVMVVFTVALCGNVLLIFLIYMDPQLHTPMYFFLSQLSLMDLMLVCNIVPKMAANFLSGRKSISFVGCGIQIGLFVSLVGSEGLLLGLMAYDRYVAVSHPLHYPILIDQKSVXITGSSWAFGIIDGVIQMVAAMSLPYCGSRNVDHFFCEVQALLKLACVDTSLFDTLLFACCVFMLLLPFSIIVASYLAFXGLCFLGQLSSDHGKGSGLAHTHLAQLSPVFIGDVILNLXGPRRFPAPSHDKVASIFXTVLTPCSTPVYSLRNQEVMGALRKVNRCRIGSQH, encoded by the exons ATGTTCTCAGGTGACTGTGAACGACTAAGCCATGGGAAGATGGTGAACCAATCATACACAGATGGCTTCATCCTCGTGGGCATCTTTTCCCACAGCCAGACTGACCTTGTCCTCTTCTCTGTGGTTATGGTGGTCTTCACAGTGGCCCTCTGTGGGAACgtcctcctcatcttcctcatctACATGGACCCTCAACTTCACAcccccatgtacttcttcctcAGCCAGCTTTCCCTCATGGACCTCATGTTGGTCTGTAACATTGTGCCAAAGATGGCAGCCAACTTCCTGTCTGGCAGGAAGTCCATCTCCTTTGTGGGCTGTGGCATACAAAttggcctctttgtctctcttgtgGGCTCTGAGGGGCTCTTGCTGGGACTCATGGCTTATGACCGCTATGTGGCCGTTAGCCACCCACTTCACTATCCCATCCTCATAGATCAGAAGTCTGTCTGAATTACTGGGAGCTCCTGGGCCTTTGGGATAATCGATGGAGTGATTCAGATGGTGGCAGCCATGAGCTTACCTTACTGTGGCTCGAGGAACGTGGATCACTTCTTCTGTGAGGTGCAAGCTTTATTGAAGCTGGCCTGTGTAGACACTTCCCTTTTTGACACCCTCCTCTTTGCTTGCTGTGTCTTCatgcttctccttcccttctccatcATCGTGGCCTCCTACCTAGCATTCTAGGGGCTGTGCTTTCTGGGCCAGCTCTCATCAGACCATGGAAAAGGCTCTGGCCTTGCTCACACCCACCTGGCCCAGCTGTCACCCGTCTTCATAGGTGACGTAATTCTAAATCTA TGAGGCCCTAGGCGCTTCCCGGCCCCCAGCCATGACAAGGTGGCCTCTATCT TCACAGTCCTTACTCCATGCTCAACCCCTGTTTACAGCTTGAGGAACCAGGAG GTGATGGGGGCACTGAGGAAGGTGAACCGCTGCAGGATTGGCAGCCAGCACTGA